Within the Arthrobacter sp. V1I7 genome, the region GCGAACCGATCCGTTCCGCGAGCTGGACAGGCTGGCCCAGCAGGTCCTCGGCACGGCAGCGCGGCCGGCAGCGATGCCGATGGACGCGTGGCAGGAGGACCAGGAATTCGTGGTGGCCTTTGATCTGCCCGGCGTGAATGTGGATTCAGTTGAACTGGATGTGGAACGGAATGTCCTGACGGTACGGGCTGAACGTCCCGATCCGGCAGGCAAGGATACCGAATTGATCGCGTCGGAGCGGCCGCGCGGTGTGTTTAGCCGCCAGTTGATCCTCGGGGACACCCTGGATGCTGAGAACGTGAAGGCAACCTACGCCGGCGGTGTTCTGACCTTACGCATTCCGGTCATCGAGAAGGCCAAGCCGCGCAAGATCGAGATCGAAACCCAGGGGGGACAGCACCAGGTCGCCGCTTAGTTCCCCCGCAGGGCCGGGAGGTCCGGACGCTTTGCCGACTGCCATTTGGGGCGATTCGCCATTCTGTGCACGCCACAGCGCCAGACAGCGCACCGGCAGCAAGCGACCGCACCTTCGGGTAAGGCTGCCCCCGGCACTGCCGGGGGCAGCCGCCAACACAACCCCAGATGGCCTAAACAGGGGGCCAGGCCTTCATGGTGGCCTCGTCCCCCTGTACCTGCAGTTCCGGGTCCGACTCCGGGTGCACCCGGAGGGGCAGACGTCCTGTCCCTCCCGGCCCCGCGAGGTCC harbors:
- a CDS encoding Hsp20/alpha crystallin family protein, translating into MLMRTDPFRELDRLAQQVLGTAARPAAMPMDAWQEDQEFVVAFDLPGVNVDSVELDVERNVLTVRAERPDPAGKDTELIASERPRGVFSRQLILGDTLDAENVKATYAGGVLTLRIPVIEKAKPRKIEIETQGGQHQVAA